In one window of Merismopedia glauca CCAP 1448/3 DNA:
- the rsmG gene encoding 16S rRNA (guanine(527)-N(7))-methyltransferase RsmG: protein MEKTIELENNAELWQKTLIWQPNSLQNQQFEGLYQLILAANQQMNLTRITAPDEFWEKHLWDSLRGVVHWLSDPLSTSLRAIDIGTGAGLPGIAVAIALPNWQVTLLDSTRKKINFLQSAIAQLDLENVVTLTARAEEIGQQQPHREAYDLALLRAVGSPTVCAEYALPLLKIGGLAVLYRGVWSDAETETLNSATSCLGGVIASVESFTTPMSDSHRTCIQLRKVKHTPTEFPRSVGIPSQKPL from the coding sequence ATGGAAAAAACTATTGAGTTAGAAAATAATGCCGAATTATGGCAAAAAACCTTGATTTGGCAACCAAATAGCCTTCAAAACCAGCAATTTGAAGGTTTATATCAGTTAATTTTGGCAGCTAATCAGCAAATGAATTTGACTAGAATTACTGCTCCTGATGAGTTTTGGGAAAAGCATTTATGGGATTCGTTGCGGGGAGTTGTTCACTGGTTGTCAGATCCATTATCAACATCCTTACGAGCGATAGATATTGGTACGGGTGCAGGATTACCAGGAATTGCCGTCGCGATCGCTCTTCCTAACTGGCAGGTGACCTTACTCGATTCTACCCGCAAGAAAATCAACTTTTTGCAAAGTGCGATCGCTCAACTAGATCTAGAAAATGTCGTCACTTTAACTGCTAGAGCCGAAGAAATCGGACAGCAGCAACCCCACCGAGAAGCTTACGATCTGGCTTTATTAAGGGCTGTAGGCTCTCCTACCGTTTGTGCCGAATATGCCTTACCTTTACTCAAAATCGGCGGCTTAGCGGTTCTTTACCGTGGGGTGTGGAGCGATGCAGAGACAGAAACCTTAAACTCTGCTACCTCTTGTTTGGGTGGAGTTATTGCATCAGTGGAAAGTTTTACGACTCCCATGAGTGATAGTCACCGTACTTGCATTCAGTTGCGAAAAGTCAAGCATACACCAACTGAGTTTCCGCGTTCAGTTGGTATTCCCAGCCAAAAACCGCTCTAG